The following coding sequences lie in one Rickettsiella endosymbiont of Rhagonycha lignosa genomic window:
- a CDS encoding LuxR C-terminal-related transcriptional regulator, whose amino-acid sequence MLKESILNNLSNLNINYFEKDIRLNYTGCNDSTAEYASLDSPQQIIHKSDYDLIWKDSSAESFRTTDQEVISGKPQINHLESIQVAGGMKDFLITKTSLLDDNDKVVGIIGCNICVSGFTLAKKEGYFNLEEQRLYLGKAFGDQNLTRRQLDVFKCILHAFTTPEIALYLKISTATVRSIIRDLKNKLQCRSKAEIVLIAIKNGWTFLINEKVCLPKNLGATS is encoded by the coding sequence ATGCTAAAAGAAAGTATTTTAAATAATTTAAGTAATCTCAATATAAATTACTTTGAAAAGGATATTCGATTAAATTATACAGGATGTAATGATTCAACTGCTGAATATGCAAGCCTTGATTCCCCTCAACAAATCATCCATAAATCCGATTATGATTTAATTTGGAAAGATTCTTCAGCGGAATCCTTTCGAACAACCGATCAAGAAGTCATATCTGGAAAACCGCAAATTAATCATTTAGAGTCAATTCAAGTAGCGGGTGGAATGAAGGATTTTCTTATTACCAAAACAAGCCTTCTGGATGATAACGACAAGGTTGTGGGGATTATTGGATGCAATATTTGCGTAAGTGGATTTACCCTAGCCAAAAAGGAAGGTTATTTTAACTTGGAAGAACAACGTTTATATTTAGGAAAGGCGTTTGGAGATCAAAATCTGACCAGAAGACAGCTGGATGTGTTTAAATGTATTCTTCATGCCTTTACTACTCCTGAGATAGCGCTTTATTTAAAAATATCAACGGCTACCGTTCGTTCGATCATCAGGGATTTGAAAAATAAACTTCAGTGCCGATCTAAAGCTGAAATCGTGTTAATAGCTATTAAGAATGGATGGACTTTTCTTATCAATGAAAAAGTATGCCTACCTAAAAATCTTGGAGCGACATCATGA
- a CDS encoding MFS transporter: protein MQRNNKKITLLFPISLILYELPLYFSNNLFLPALPEVTKNLQVTNAIGQLSIAYWFLGASLFQVFLEPLSDHYGRKNILLGGGVLFVFATLLCGLTHYIIWFLIGRFFQGCVVSSILVTGYAAIREIMEREQAVKTISWMTSIAILAPALGPLLGSLLLQRMNWRELFIALSAFTVLNLYLLYTFMPDSRASSERLKLEKIFFNYRTIFTNFQFWTYTLFFCFLFASLIAWNTLSPFYLMDYLKLNLIQFGFVQLLVYGSFIVGIYLKRLLIYPIEEILKRGLFLTIIYFILSLFTLIHSPSHLFWVVGSVLLFCMSTGLIFNALHRKAIEIPKVPMGTIISVFSITMNLFGFLGSLVARSFNI from the coding sequence ATGCAACGGAACAATAAAAAAATAACTCTGTTATTCCCAATTAGTCTTATTCTTTACGAATTACCACTGTACTTTTCTAATAACCTTTTTTTGCCGGCTTTACCCGAAGTAACCAAAAATTTGCAAGTAACTAATGCTATAGGTCAATTGAGTATTGCCTACTGGTTTCTAGGTGCTTCATTATTTCAAGTCTTTTTAGAACCGTTATCTGATCATTACGGACGAAAAAATATATTATTGGGCGGGGGTGTTCTCTTTGTCTTCGCAACCTTACTCTGTGGTTTAACCCATTATATTATTTGGTTTCTTATTGGTAGATTTTTTCAAGGATGTGTCGTCAGCAGTATTTTAGTAACAGGATACGCTGCTATTCGTGAGATCATGGAAAGAGAACAAGCAGTTAAAACTATTTCCTGGATGACTAGCATCGCTATCTTAGCACCTGCTTTAGGGCCCTTATTAGGGAGCTTGTTACTACAACGGATGAATTGGAGAGAGTTATTCATTGCTCTAAGCGCTTTTACAGTCCTGAATTTGTATTTATTGTATACGTTTATGCCTGATAGTAGAGCTAGTTCAGAAAGGCTGAAGTTAGAAAAAATATTTTTTAATTACCGAACGATTTTTACTAATTTTCAATTTTGGACCTATACTTTATTTTTTTGTTTCTTATTTGCTAGTTTGATAGCCTGGAATACCTTAAGTCCTTTTTATTTGATGGATTATTTAAAACTTAACCTCATTCAGTTCGGTTTTGTGCAGCTATTAGTTTATGGTTCTTTTATTGTCGGTATTTATTTAAAACGGCTATTAATATACCCGATAGAAGAAATTCTTAAGCGCGGATTATTTTTGACGATAATCTATTTTATTTTAAGTTTGTTTACCTTAATCCATTCACCTTCACATTTATTTTGGGTGGTGGGGAGTGTTTTGCTGTTTTGCATGAGCACCGGACTTATTTTCAACGCATTGCATCGTAAAGCAATTGAGATCCCTAAAGTACCTATGGGCACAATCATATCTGTATTTTCTATCACGATGAATTTATTTGGATTTTTAGGAAGTTTAGTTGCTAGAAGCTTTAATATTTGA